The following proteins come from a genomic window of Sorghum bicolor cultivar BTx623 chromosome 3, Sorghum_bicolor_NCBIv3, whole genome shotgun sequence:
- the LOC8075559 gene encoding pseudo histidine-containing phosphotransfer protein 1 isoform X1 produces the protein MSANSIFDRVYSGNSLDAMKQGYLDEQFCQVEDLQDEASPNFAEEVVTLFFKDSARLISNVEQALEKYPKDFNRWDAYMQQLKGSCSSIGASRMKSECMSFRDYCAQGNVEGCMRSFQKVKREHGALRQKLEAYFQLLRQAGPAGAATRPGM, from the exons ATGTCAGCTAATTCTATCTTTGATCGGGTTTATTCGGGAAATAGTCTGGATGCCATGAAACAG GGGTACCTAGATGAGCAATTTTGCCAGGTGGAAGACTTGCAGGACGAAGCTAGTCCTAATTTTGCCGAAGAGGTTGTCACTTTGTTTTTCAAGGATTCAGCCAGGCTAATATCAAATGTTGAACAAGCTCT GGAAAAATACCCCAAAGATTTCAATAGATGGGATGCATACATGCAGCAGCTAAAAGGCAGCTGTTCCAG CATTGGTGCTTCAAGGATGAAGAGTGAGTGCATGTCATTCAGGGATTACTGTGCACAGGGAAATGTTGAAGG TTGCATGAGATCGTTCCAGAAAGTGAAGAGGGAGCACGGTGCCCTGAGGCAGAAACTAGAGGCCTATTTCCAG CTGCTACGACAAGCTGGTCCTGCTGGAGCTGCCACCAGGCCTGGGATGTAA
- the LOC8075559 gene encoding pseudo histidine-containing phosphotransfer protein 5 isoform X2, with protein sequence MDYSNLRRQAASMKKSLFDQGYLDEQFCQVEDLQDEASPNFAEEVVTLFFKDSARLISNVEQALEKYPKDFNRWDAYMQQLKGSCSSIGASRMKSECMSFRDYCAQGNVEGCMRSFQKVKREHGALRQKLEAYFQLLRQAGPAGAATRPGM encoded by the exons ATGGATTATTCTAATTTGCGTCGCCAGGCTGCATCCATGAAAAAGAGTCTCTTTGATCAG GGGTACCTAGATGAGCAATTTTGCCAGGTGGAAGACTTGCAGGACGAAGCTAGTCCTAATTTTGCCGAAGAGGTTGTCACTTTGTTTTTCAAGGATTCAGCCAGGCTAATATCAAATGTTGAACAAGCTCT GGAAAAATACCCCAAAGATTTCAATAGATGGGATGCATACATGCAGCAGCTAAAAGGCAGCTGTTCCAG CATTGGTGCTTCAAGGATGAAGAGTGAGTGCATGTCATTCAGGGATTACTGTGCACAGGGAAATGTTGAAGG TTGCATGAGATCGTTCCAGAAAGTGAAGAGGGAGCACGGTGCCCTGAGGCAGAAACTAGAGGCCTATTTCCAG CTGCTACGACAAGCTGGTCCTGCTGGAGCTGCCACCAGGCCTGGGATGTAA